A window of the Streptomyces finlayi genome harbors these coding sequences:
- a CDS encoding histidine phosphatase family protein, with protein sequence MTTYVLRHGQTNYSRRYLVNGDPSKPIRLTEEGRQSLSRGWSTLPLHTVRTWLTSEFPRAQQTASLLMGVPAAELVIDPRLNELDYGIFEGTPFLEYAVWLDGHGSTKRPAGGTESQREGIRRMLKGLLAALERPGPRVLVGHGLLISVLLWHQSRCSDEAMPLFFPEAPYLDPIAIPDDELPVWITSLLRDLDRGNCRQEAEDDGAGSVWRIGGGSVVATVESASHSPDQKDLPHA encoded by the coding sequence GTGACCACCTACGTTCTCCGTCACGGGCAGACGAACTACAGCAGGCGATATCTGGTCAACGGTGACCCGTCCAAGCCCATCCGGCTGACCGAGGAGGGCCGGCAGTCGCTGAGCCGAGGCTGGTCGACTCTGCCTCTCCACACGGTACGGACGTGGCTGACCAGCGAATTCCCCCGAGCTCAGCAAACGGCATCTCTGCTGATGGGGGTTCCAGCAGCGGAGCTGGTCATCGACCCTCGCCTGAATGAACTCGACTACGGAATCTTCGAAGGCACCCCGTTTCTGGAGTACGCGGTCTGGCTCGACGGCCACGGCTCAACGAAGCGCCCAGCGGGCGGAACCGAATCCCAGCGAGAGGGCATCCGGAGAATGCTCAAGGGATTGCTCGCCGCCCTGGAGCGCCCAGGGCCCCGTGTCCTCGTAGGGCATGGCCTGCTGATCTCGGTGCTCCTCTGGCACCAGAGCCGCTGTTCGGATGAGGCCATGCCGCTCTTCTTTCCGGAGGCGCCCTATCTCGACCCGATCGCCATCCCAGACGATGAGCTGCCCGTCTGGATCACGTCACTGCTGCGCGATCTTGATCGGGGTAACTGCCGCCAAGAGGCCGAGGACGACGGTGCCGGCTCCGTATGGCGGATCGGTGGAGGCTCGGTGGTTGCTACCGTCGAATCCGCATCCCACTCGCCGGATCAGAAGGATCTTCCTCATGCATGA
- the serS gene encoding serine--tRNA ligase, whose protein sequence is MHDARALIEMGAEAVRRLARRGYTLDLSALEDLQSRRNQNIRSADELRAESKRVASEVQQTAKQGGDITKLKERARELKDETREIEAGQEQVQEQLRDLLLSIPNLPDDAAPDGDSDEFAVEVRRVGTPPAFSFEPKDHVDLGEATGILDFARATKLSGPRFAVSRGAGAALERALATLFLDLHTRRHGYIEHAVPYLVTRKTMTGTGQLPKFEEDLFKTGVADRELFLIPTAEVPLTNLYADEIIPPAELPLALTAHTPCFRSEAGSYGRDTRGLIRQHQFSKVEMVRIVDPKDADAELEKMVSHAEACLKELGLAYRVVTLAAGDTGFSAQLTYDIEVWIPSQNTYREISSISNFGTFQARRANIRTRGEDGKPKLVATLNGSGLPVGRTVAALLEQAQQEDGSLVLPEPLFPYLGFRRISADGTPEA, encoded by the coding sequence ATGCATGATGCCCGCGCCCTGATTGAAATGGGTGCCGAAGCAGTTCGTCGGCTCGCTCGTCGCGGTTACACACTGGACCTGTCCGCGCTGGAGGACCTCCAGTCCCGGCGCAACCAGAACATCCGCTCGGCCGACGAGCTGCGGGCGGAGTCCAAGCGGGTGGCAAGCGAGGTCCAGCAGACGGCCAAGCAGGGCGGTGACATCACCAAGCTGAAGGAGCGCGCTCGCGAGCTCAAGGACGAGACCCGGGAAATCGAGGCTGGTCAGGAGCAGGTCCAGGAACAGCTCCGCGACCTTCTTCTGAGCATTCCGAACCTGCCGGACGATGCCGCCCCCGACGGCGATTCCGACGAGTTCGCGGTCGAGGTCAGGCGCGTCGGCACACCCCCCGCGTTCTCGTTCGAGCCGAAGGACCACGTAGACCTCGGCGAGGCCACCGGCATCCTCGACTTCGCACGGGCGACGAAGCTGTCCGGCCCGCGCTTCGCAGTCTCCCGCGGCGCCGGAGCAGCGCTGGAGCGAGCGCTGGCCACGCTCTTCCTGGATCTACACACCCGTCGGCACGGGTACATCGAGCACGCCGTCCCCTACCTGGTCACCCGCAAGACCATGACCGGCACCGGGCAGCTGCCTAAGTTCGAGGAAGACCTGTTCAAGACCGGTGTCGCCGACCGAGAGCTGTTCCTGATCCCGACCGCCGAAGTGCCGCTGACCAATCTCTACGCCGACGAGATCATCCCTCCCGCCGAGCTGCCGTTGGCTCTCACCGCCCACACGCCGTGCTTCCGTTCGGAGGCCGGATCGTACGGACGCGACACCAGGGGCCTGATCCGCCAGCACCAGTTCTCCAAGGTGGAGATGGTCCGGATCGTCGACCCGAAGGACGCTGACGCCGAGCTCGAAAAAATGGTCAGCCATGCCGAGGCATGCCTGAAGGAACTCGGCCTCGCCTATCGGGTCGTCACCCTCGCTGCGGGCGACACGGGCTTCTCCGCCCAACTCACGTACGACATCGAAGTCTGGATCCCGAGCCAGAACACATACCGCGAGATCTCCTCGATCTCCAACTTCGGCACGTTCCAGGCCCGCCGCGCGAACATCCGCACCCGCGGTGAGGACGGCAAGCCCAAGCTCGTCGCCACACTCAACGGCTCCGGCCTCCCCGTCGGCCGAACCGTCGCCGCGCTTCTCGAACAGGCCCAGCAGGAGGACGGCTCCCTTGTCCTGCCCGAACCGCTCTTCCCGTACCTCGGCTTCCGCCGTATCTCGGCGGACGGAACACCGGAGGCATAA